The following are encoded in a window of Carya illinoinensis cultivar Pawnee chromosome 15, C.illinoinensisPawnee_v1, whole genome shotgun sequence genomic DNA:
- the LOC122295401 gene encoding nudix hydrolase 18, mitochondrial-like — protein MGLLISKTSANLLLFSFFSQKRIPLDSKQFEIMVSRTGRLFQRYNSKGYRQVVGCIPYRYRKTNQSSSVEDLEVLVVSSQKSQAMMFPKGGWEMDESKEVAARRETLEEAGVDGKVQKMLGKWNYKSKRHGIMHEGYMFPLLVTKQLDIWPEKNLRERRWMSVKEAREVCQQGWMKEALDRLVSRQSPIAT, from the exons ATGGGTCTCCTTATATCAAAGACGTCTGCAAATCTTCTcttgttttccttcttttctcagAAGAGAATTCCCCTTGATTCTAAGCAATTCGAGATCATGGTCTCCCGCACAGGGAGGCTTTTCCAGCGCTACAACAGTAAAGGCTATCGCCAAGTTGTAGG ATGCATTCCATACAGATACAGGAAAACCAACCAATCTTCTTCCGTTGAGGATCTAGAGGTTCTTGTGGTTAGTTCACAGAAGAGTCAAGCAATGATGTTCCCAAAG GGAGGTTGGGAAATGGACGAATCTAAGGAAGTTGCAGCGAGGCGTGAGACGTTAGAGGAAGCTGGTGTCGATGGCAAAGTCCAA AAAATGCTGGGCAAGTGGAACTATAAGAGCAAAAGACATGGCATAATGCATGAGGGCTACATGTTCCCTTTGCTTGTCACGAAGCAGCTAGATATTTGGCCAGAGAAAAATCTCAGGGAAAGAAGATGG ATGTCTGTGAAGGAAGCGAGGGAAGTATGTCAACAAGGGTGGATGAAGGAAGCTTTAGATAGATTAGTTAGCCGACAATCGCCAATTGCAACTTAA